One genomic region from Magallana gigas chromosome 3, xbMagGiga1.1, whole genome shotgun sequence encodes:
- the LOC105319311 gene encoding protein unc-13 homolog D isoform X5, translating to MTCEGLFLPGPRLRALYAAGVFEVNQEEQEFYIRQEMFHRPLALQANITVLEAKGLKTDSEENCNPYCLLDIYHPLKRHSSYSPKSSPKTSPRSSPKLKKNSSSTLPVIHTTDTEEVLRTNTAKHTSEPQWNEEFELPVEDFLTDEIQLYIFNQEQENGAEKPQPDKHHLLPSLLRNVLHVHDHEKWDHHLFGKVVIPVREIPAQGCDWWWDISSPSSKGSKLPCGKCRIKLHLSHQQSSVTGGQLFSVEDYYQAAEQFYKQAVKVREPNSSLDPHLSVQDIRILDLFAQSFGISKLSQILIHIVVLLEWCNSHDDITTVDQALQAAIQELQMIWASKQFDLSHCSQKMPLTDAEIMMYRRAASGYICTLSKHLDSNLELFPPYLDNINALKQKFSVSILLLELDLWDPKSSPHSPLSQKILLKLQEDTDRWISEKVSLIFNHDAVQDPVIPRMTALVELTNLASSHCLPMGVVSNLYNTLGIGYFRIVSFCVEKKISSVMRGLCQELDAYQRKYHQYNVNITYSSRLALRMYFAAKKFYSIVRDNVSRRDVFRLTIQQYQDWFLDALAFWLQTFRSECLNRIERALEIDKDVVVTHSLVKFSNSSVDVKACFAQITEEWRQIDYHDPDAAVMGIIKITDLICDGTRIYTEKIHAMMEKSNFYDNGEKQFDITERLCITLNNIEHVRQYLKELPVLLDWESVCMLLSTKHENDDIGNKAISTLSRLIQSSQQEILMKCAQLITQIGEKMKIDMARFMELFTQKTPEKASSIDQLFQYLSTNLRTLRERLFDSMYPHITAQLWKTISNLMEEQVFVGERPEYYCQMKQFLRALTSFFAKDGLEEDKIQIEEYKKLKDRLEMNSLSTEELMLEYFHSLADEIVNETPSEFLGNLAVKLSYIEETRGNVTIFVKVIRGSDLPGLDHSGLSDPYVVVSLYPKTMFGHNKPQKTKIIEQTLNPVFNTTFQFPNVPREYLSVRGAVLLLSVLDHDKIGSDDFAGEVSIHLSSITPMEMSATVDSKPAVMLPVKRPTSQTEGPYKVLVERSSWDKMAKLFITDRRRFIEKQRKRTDLNSRMAGFLSFFRGRKS from the exons ATGACCTGTGAGGGTCTGTTCCTCCCTGGGCCCCGACTCAGGGCCTTATACGCCGCGGGG GTATTTGAAGTGAACCAAGAGGAGCAAGAGTTTTACATAAGGCAAGAAATGTTTCACAGACCCCTGGCTTTACAAGCAAACATTACCGTTCTAGAGGCCAAAGGGCTCAAGACCGACTCAGAAG AAAACTGTAATCCATATTGTCTCTTGGACATCTACCACCCATTGAAAAGACACTCCTCATATTCACCAAAGTCATCACCCAAAACATCACCGAGATCATCGCCTAAACTGAAGAAGAACTCTTCCTCCACCCTCCCTGTGATACACACGACTGATACAGAGGAGGTACTGAGGACAAACACAGCCAAGCACACCTCAGAACCTCAGTGGAATGAGGAGTTTGagct GCCAGTAGAAGACTTTCTGACAGATGAGATCcaattgtacatttttaaccAAGAGCAAGAAAATGGAGCCGAGAAACCCCAGCCAGACAAACATCATCTCCTGCCCAG CTTGTTGAGAAATGTTCTTCATGTGCATGACCATGAGAAATGGGACCATCACTTATTTGGCAAGGTTGTCATTCCAGTCAGA GAAATTCCTGCCCAGGGCTGTGATTGGTGGTGGGATATTTCTAGCCCCTCCTCAAAGGGAAGCAAACTTCCATGTGGAAAATGTCGCATCAAACTTCACTTGTCTCATCAACAG AGTTCAGTGACCGGGGGTCAGCTCTTCTCTGTGGAGGATTATTATCAGGCAGCCGAACAGTTTTACAAACAAGCGGTGAAGGTTCGAGAG CCCAACAGTTCACTAGACCCACATCTCAGCGTACAGGACATCAGGATTCTGGATTTGTTCGCCCAGTCCTTTGGAATCTCAAAGTTATCccaaattttgat ACATATTGTGGTGCTACTTGAATGGTGCAACAGCCATGATGACATCACGACAGTGGACCAGGCCCTGCAGGCTGCGATACAGGAACTCCAGATGATCTGGGCCTCCAAACAGTTTGACCTGTCCCATTGCTCCCAGAAGATGCCTCTCACAGACGCCGAG ATAATGATGTACAGACGAGCTGCGAGTGGTTACATATGCACATTGTCTAAGCACCTGGACAGCAACCTGGAGCTATTTCCTCCATACCTGGACAATATAAATGCCTTAAAACAAAAGTTTAG TGTCAGTATTCTGTTACTGGAGCTGGATCTCTGGGACCCCAAGTCCTCTCCCCACAGTCCTCTCAGCCAGAAAATCCTCTTGAAGCTACAG GAAGACACGGATCGTTGGATCAGTGAGAAGGTATCGCTGATTTTTAACCACGACGCGGTCCAGGACCCGGTCATTCCACGGATGACCGCCCTGGTGGAGCTGACTAACCTGGCCTCCTCCCACTGCCTTCCTATGGGCGTGGTCAGTAACCTGTACAACACGTTGGGCATAGGATACTTCCGCATTGTCTCCTTCTGTGTGGAGAAAAAG ATTAGTTCAGTGATGAGGGGGCTGTGTCAGGAACTGGATGCGTACCAGCGTAAATATCACCAGTACAATGTCAACATCACGTACAGTAGTCGACTCGCTCTCAGGATGTACTTCGCTGCCAAGAAGTTCTACAGCATAGTGAGGGATAATGTCAGTAGGAG AGATGTGTTTCGACTGACCATTCAGCAGTACCAGGACTGGTTTCTGGATGCGCTGGCTTTCTGGTTACAGACGTTTAGATCCGAGTGCTTGAATCGCATAGAAAGGGCCCTGGAAATTGACAAAGAT GTTGTTGTGACTCACAGTCTGGTCAAATTCTCCAACTCCTCTGTGGACGTCAAAGCTTGTTTTGCACAG ATAACAGAAGAATGGAGACAGATAGACTACCATGATCCTGATGCAGCGGTGATGGGGATCATTAAAATTACTGAT cTCATATGTGATGGAACCAGAATATACACAGAGAAAATTCATGCTATGATGGAAAAGAGTAACTTTTATGATAATGGAGAGAAACAGTTTGATATAACGGAAAGG CTCTGCATAACTCTAAACAACATTGAGCATGTGAGACAGTATTTGAAGGAACTTCCAGTTCTGCTTGACTGGGAATCCGTTTGTATGCTTCTGTCCACAAAACACGAGAACGACGACATTGGAAACAAGGCCATCTCCACCCTCTCCCGCCTCATCCAGTCCTCGCAGCAAGAAATATTGATGAAGTGTGCCCAACTTATCACTCAAATAGGGGAAAAGATGAAAATAGACATGGCTCGATTCATGGAGTTGTTTACCCAGAAAACCCCAGAGAAAGCCTCT TCCATTGACCAGTTGTTCCAGTACCTGTCCACCAACCTGCGGACCCTGAGGGAGAGGCTGTTTGACAGCATGTATCCCCACATCACAGCCCAGCTGTGGAAGACCATCAGTAATCTGATGGAGGAACAAGTCTTCGTAGGG GAAAGACCAGAATATTATTGTCAAATGAAACAG tttttaagagCCCTGACCTCCTTCTTTGCCAAAGATGGCTTGGAGGAAGATAAAATACAAATAGAAGAGTACAAGAAATTAAAGGACAGACTAGAGATGAACTCCCTAAGTACTGAGGAACTGATGCTAGAGTACTTCCACAGCCTGGCTGACGAAATAGTCAAT GAGACTCCCTCAGAGTTTTTAGGAAACCTTGCTGTTAAACTGTCATATATTGAGGAAACCAGAGGAAATGTTACAATATTTGTCAAAG TGATTCGTGGCTCTGACTTGCCTGGGTTAGACCACTCCGGACTGAGCGATCCTTATGTGGTCGTCTCCCTTTATCCCAAGACAATGTTTGGCCACAATAAGCCACAGAAGACTAAGATTATAGAACAGACCCTCAACCCTGTGTTCAATACCACCTTCCAGTT CCCAAACGTCCCCCGTGAGTATTTGTCTGTGAGAGGAGCGGTTTTATTGCTGAGTGTTTTGGACCATGACAAGATCGGCTCGGACGACTTTGCTGGAGAAGTTTCCATACACCTGTCATCTATTACTCCAATGGAAATGTCAGCCACTGTGGACTCCAAGCCTGCTGTCATGCTACCGGTTAAACGCCCCACTTCTCAAACTGAGGGGCCTTACAAA GTATTGGTGGAGAGAAGTAGCTGGGATAAAATG
- the LOC105319311 gene encoding protein unc-13 homolog D isoform X4 — MTCEGLFLPGPRLRALYAAGNENVYCGILRCLLHPLGNPDVTTGLRPGDLIDRLKTVFEVNQEEQEFYIRQEMFHRPLALQANITVLEAKGLKTDSEENCNPYCLLDIYHPLKRHSSYSPKSSPKTSPRSSPKLKKNSSSTLPVIHTTDTEEVLRTNTAKHTSEPQWNEEFELPVEDFLTDEIQLYIFNQEQENGAEKPQPDKHHLLPSLLRNVLHVHDHEKWDHHLFGKVVIPVREIPAQGCDWWWDISSPSSKGSKLPCGKCRIKLHLSHQQSSVTGGQLFSVEDYYQAAEQFYKQAVKVREPNSSLDPHLSVQDIRILDLFAQSFGISKLSQILIHIVVLLEWCNSHDDITTVDQALQAAIQELQMIWASKQFDLSHCSQKMPLTDAEIMMYRRAASGYICTLSKHLDSNLELFPPYLDNINALKQKFSVSILLLELDLWDPKSSPHSPLSQKILLKLQEDTDRWISEKVSLIFNHDAVQDPVIPRMTALVELTNLASSHCLPMGVVSNLYNTLGIGYFRIVSFCVEKKISSVMRGLCQELDAYQRKYHQYNVNITYSSRLALRMYFAAKKFYSIVRDNVSRRDVFRLTIQQYQDWFLDALAFWLQTFRSECLNRIERALEIDKDVVVTHSLVKFSNSSVDVKACFAQITEEWRQIDYHDPDAAVMGIIKITDLICDGTRIYTEKIHAMMEKSNFYDNGEKQFDITERLCITLNNIEHVRQYLKELPVLLDWESVCMLLSTKHENDDIGNKAISTLSRLIQSSQQEILMKCAQLITQIGEKMKIDMARFMELFTQKTPEKASSIDQLFQYLSTNLRTLRERLFDSMYPHITAQLWKTISNLMEEQVFVGERPEYYCQMKQFLRALTSFFAKDGLEEDKIQIEEYKKLKDRLEMNSLSTEELMLEYFHSLADEIVNETPSEFLGNLAVKLSYIEETRGNVTIFVKVIRGSDLPGLDHSGLSDPYVVVSLYPKTMFGHNKPQKTKIIEQTLNPVFNTTFQFPNVPREYLSVRGAVLLLSVLDHDKIGSDDFAGEVSIHLSSITPMEMSATVDSKPAVMLPVKRPTSQTEGPYKVLVERSSWDKMAKLFITDRRRFIEKQRKRTDLNSRMAGFLSFFRGRKS, encoded by the exons ATGACCTGTGAGGGTCTGTTCCTCCCTGGGCCCCGACTCAGGGCCTTATACGCCGCGGGG aatgaaaatgtgtactGTGGAATACTCCGCTGCCTGCTTCATCCACTGGGAAATCCAGATGTTACTACTGGACTCCGCCCTGGCGACCTGATTGATAGGCTCAAAACA GTATTTGAAGTGAACCAAGAGGAGCAAGAGTTTTACATAAGGCAAGAAATGTTTCACAGACCCCTGGCTTTACAAGCAAACATTACCGTTCTAGAGGCCAAAGGGCTCAAGACCGACTCAGAAG AAAACTGTAATCCATATTGTCTCTTGGACATCTACCACCCATTGAAAAGACACTCCTCATATTCACCAAAGTCATCACCCAAAACATCACCGAGATCATCGCCTAAACTGAAGAAGAACTCTTCCTCCACCCTCCCTGTGATACACACGACTGATACAGAGGAGGTACTGAGGACAAACACAGCCAAGCACACCTCAGAACCTCAGTGGAATGAGGAGTTTGagct GCCAGTAGAAGACTTTCTGACAGATGAGATCcaattgtacatttttaaccAAGAGCAAGAAAATGGAGCCGAGAAACCCCAGCCAGACAAACATCATCTCCTGCCCAG CTTGTTGAGAAATGTTCTTCATGTGCATGACCATGAGAAATGGGACCATCACTTATTTGGCAAGGTTGTCATTCCAGTCAGA GAAATTCCTGCCCAGGGCTGTGATTGGTGGTGGGATATTTCTAGCCCCTCCTCAAAGGGAAGCAAACTTCCATGTGGAAAATGTCGCATCAAACTTCACTTGTCTCATCAACAG AGTTCAGTGACCGGGGGTCAGCTCTTCTCTGTGGAGGATTATTATCAGGCAGCCGAACAGTTTTACAAACAAGCGGTGAAGGTTCGAGAG CCCAACAGTTCACTAGACCCACATCTCAGCGTACAGGACATCAGGATTCTGGATTTGTTCGCCCAGTCCTTTGGAATCTCAAAGTTATCccaaattttgat ACATATTGTGGTGCTACTTGAATGGTGCAACAGCCATGATGACATCACGACAGTGGACCAGGCCCTGCAGGCTGCGATACAGGAACTCCAGATGATCTGGGCCTCCAAACAGTTTGACCTGTCCCATTGCTCCCAGAAGATGCCTCTCACAGACGCCGAG ATAATGATGTACAGACGAGCTGCGAGTGGTTACATATGCACATTGTCTAAGCACCTGGACAGCAACCTGGAGCTATTTCCTCCATACCTGGACAATATAAATGCCTTAAAACAAAAGTTTAG TGTCAGTATTCTGTTACTGGAGCTGGATCTCTGGGACCCCAAGTCCTCTCCCCACAGTCCTCTCAGCCAGAAAATCCTCTTGAAGCTACAG GAAGACACGGATCGTTGGATCAGTGAGAAGGTATCGCTGATTTTTAACCACGACGCGGTCCAGGACCCGGTCATTCCACGGATGACCGCCCTGGTGGAGCTGACTAACCTGGCCTCCTCCCACTGCCTTCCTATGGGCGTGGTCAGTAACCTGTACAACACGTTGGGCATAGGATACTTCCGCATTGTCTCCTTCTGTGTGGAGAAAAAG ATTAGTTCAGTGATGAGGGGGCTGTGTCAGGAACTGGATGCGTACCAGCGTAAATATCACCAGTACAATGTCAACATCACGTACAGTAGTCGACTCGCTCTCAGGATGTACTTCGCTGCCAAGAAGTTCTACAGCATAGTGAGGGATAATGTCAGTAGGAG AGATGTGTTTCGACTGACCATTCAGCAGTACCAGGACTGGTTTCTGGATGCGCTGGCTTTCTGGTTACAGACGTTTAGATCCGAGTGCTTGAATCGCATAGAAAGGGCCCTGGAAATTGACAAAGAT GTTGTTGTGACTCACAGTCTGGTCAAATTCTCCAACTCCTCTGTGGACGTCAAAGCTTGTTTTGCACAG ATAACAGAAGAATGGAGACAGATAGACTACCATGATCCTGATGCAGCGGTGATGGGGATCATTAAAATTACTGAT cTCATATGTGATGGAACCAGAATATACACAGAGAAAATTCATGCTATGATGGAAAAGAGTAACTTTTATGATAATGGAGAGAAACAGTTTGATATAACGGAAAGG CTCTGCATAACTCTAAACAACATTGAGCATGTGAGACAGTATTTGAAGGAACTTCCAGTTCTGCTTGACTGGGAATCCGTTTGTATGCTTCTGTCCACAAAACACGAGAACGACGACATTGGAAACAAGGCCATCTCCACCCTCTCCCGCCTCATCCAGTCCTCGCAGCAAGAAATATTGATGAAGTGTGCCCAACTTATCACTCAAATAGGGGAAAAGATGAAAATAGACATGGCTCGATTCATGGAGTTGTTTACCCAGAAAACCCCAGAGAAAGCCTCT TCCATTGACCAGTTGTTCCAGTACCTGTCCACCAACCTGCGGACCCTGAGGGAGAGGCTGTTTGACAGCATGTATCCCCACATCACAGCCCAGCTGTGGAAGACCATCAGTAATCTGATGGAGGAACAAGTCTTCGTAGGG GAAAGACCAGAATATTATTGTCAAATGAAACAG tttttaagagCCCTGACCTCCTTCTTTGCCAAAGATGGCTTGGAGGAAGATAAAATACAAATAGAAGAGTACAAGAAATTAAAGGACAGACTAGAGATGAACTCCCTAAGTACTGAGGAACTGATGCTAGAGTACTTCCACAGCCTGGCTGACGAAATAGTCAAT GAGACTCCCTCAGAGTTTTTAGGAAACCTTGCTGTTAAACTGTCATATATTGAGGAAACCAGAGGAAATGTTACAATATTTGTCAAAG TGATTCGTGGCTCTGACTTGCCTGGGTTAGACCACTCCGGACTGAGCGATCCTTATGTGGTCGTCTCCCTTTATCCCAAGACAATGTTTGGCCACAATAAGCCACAGAAGACTAAGATTATAGAACAGACCCTCAACCCTGTGTTCAATACCACCTTCCAGTT CCCAAACGTCCCCCGTGAGTATTTGTCTGTGAGAGGAGCGGTTTTATTGCTGAGTGTTTTGGACCATGACAAGATCGGCTCGGACGACTTTGCTGGAGAAGTTTCCATACACCTGTCATCTATTACTCCAATGGAAATGTCAGCCACTGTGGACTCCAAGCCTGCTGTCATGCTACCGGTTAAACGCCCCACTTCTCAAACTGAGGGGCCTTACAAA GTATTGGTGGAGAGAAGTAGCTGGGATAAAATG
- the LOC105319311 gene encoding protein unc-13 homolog D isoform X2, protein MKNTTKYRSGMCTRTRFLSVPGKFTVSKTDDERVHDSNMQRLRGTRSVEMGSSVYRGTDKEGHPFVSNSISLDSSVFLKVPSEKDCTRNSKLRSQSDSDVIDVEPQTTSSRSRKKNIAAAFFGRKKIGGRRCSVSCTNTHSAKRDNFIIHVPKPSGDVCYPQHPVNENVYCGILRCLLHPLGNPDVTTGLRPGDLIDRLKTVFEVNQEEQEFYIRQEMFHRPLALQANITVLEAKGLKTDSEENCNPYCLLDIYHPLKRHSSYSPKSSPKTSPRSSPKLKKNSSSTLPVIHTTDTEEVLRTNTAKHTSEPQWNEEFELPVEDFLTDEIQLYIFNQEQENGAEKPQPDKHHLLPSLLRNVLHVHDHEKWDHHLFGKVVIPVREIPAQGCDWWWDISSPSSKGSKLPCGKCRIKLHLSHQQSSVTGGQLFSVEDYYQAAEQFYKQAVKVREPNSSLDPHLSVQDIRILDLFAQSFGISKLSQILIHIVVLLEWCNSHDDITTVDQALQAAIQELQMIWASKQFDLSHCSQKMPLTDAEIMMYRRAASGYICTLSKHLDSNLELFPPYLDNINALKQKFSVSILLLELDLWDPKSSPHSPLSQKILLKLQEDTDRWISEKVSLIFNHDAVQDPVIPRMTALVELTNLASSHCLPMGVVSNLYNTLGIGYFRIVSFCVEKKISSVMRGLCQELDAYQRKYHQYNVNITYSSRLALRMYFAAKKFYSIVRDNVSRRDVFRLTIQQYQDWFLDALAFWLQTFRSECLNRIERALEIDKDVVVTHSLVKFSNSSVDVKACFAQITEEWRQIDYHDPDAAVMGIIKITDLICDGTRIYTEKIHAMMEKSNFYDNGEKQFDITERLCITLNNIEHVRQYLKELPVLLDWESVCMLLSTKHENDDIGNKAISTLSRLIQSSQQEILMKCAQLITQIGEKMKIDMARFMELFTQKTPEKASSIDQLFQYLSTNLRTLRERLFDSMYPHITAQLWKTISNLMEEQVFVGERPEYYCQMKQETPSEFLGNLAVKLSYIEETRGNVTIFVKVIRGSDLPGLDHSGLSDPYVVVSLYPKTMFGHNKPQKTKIIEQTLNPVFNTTFQFPNVPREYLSVRGAVLLLSVLDHDKIGSDDFAGEVSIHLSSITPMEMSATVDSKPAVMLPVKRPTSQTEGPYKVLVERSSWDKMAKLFITDRRRFIEKQRKRTDLNSRMAGFLSFFRGRKS, encoded by the exons ATGAAAAACACCACAAAATATCGCAGCGGTATGTGTACTAGGACGCGATTTCTGAGTGTCCCAGGAAAGTTCACAGTCTCCAAGACAGACGATGAACGAGTACACGATTCGAACATGCAACGCCTGAGAGGCACGCGCAGCGTTGAAATGGGGAGCTCGGTATACAGGGGCACCGATAAGGAAGGACACCCATTTGTTTCAAACAGCATCAGTCTAGATTCAAGCGTGTTCTTAAAAGTACCCTCCGAGAAAGACTGTACGCGTAACAGCAAATTACGTTCTCAAAGTGATAGTGACGTCATAGACGTGGAACCGCAGACGACAAGTAGTCGAAGTAGAAAGAAGAACATTGCAGCAGCATTCTTTGGTCGAAAGAAAATCGGTGGGCGACGATGTTCCGTCTCTTGTACCAACACCCATTCGGCAAAACGTGATAACTTCATAATCCATGTCCCGAAACCCAGCGGCGATGTATGCTACCCACAGCATCCAGtg aatgaaaatgtgtactGTGGAATACTCCGCTGCCTGCTTCATCCACTGGGAAATCCAGATGTTACTACTGGACTCCGCCCTGGCGACCTGATTGATAGGCTCAAAACA GTATTTGAAGTGAACCAAGAGGAGCAAGAGTTTTACATAAGGCAAGAAATGTTTCACAGACCCCTGGCTTTACAAGCAAACATTACCGTTCTAGAGGCCAAAGGGCTCAAGACCGACTCAGAAG AAAACTGTAATCCATATTGTCTCTTGGACATCTACCACCCATTGAAAAGACACTCCTCATATTCACCAAAGTCATCACCCAAAACATCACCGAGATCATCGCCTAAACTGAAGAAGAACTCTTCCTCCACCCTCCCTGTGATACACACGACTGATACAGAGGAGGTACTGAGGACAAACACAGCCAAGCACACCTCAGAACCTCAGTGGAATGAGGAGTTTGagct GCCAGTAGAAGACTTTCTGACAGATGAGATCcaattgtacatttttaaccAAGAGCAAGAAAATGGAGCCGAGAAACCCCAGCCAGACAAACATCATCTCCTGCCCAG CTTGTTGAGAAATGTTCTTCATGTGCATGACCATGAGAAATGGGACCATCACTTATTTGGCAAGGTTGTCATTCCAGTCAGA GAAATTCCTGCCCAGGGCTGTGATTGGTGGTGGGATATTTCTAGCCCCTCCTCAAAGGGAAGCAAACTTCCATGTGGAAAATGTCGCATCAAACTTCACTTGTCTCATCAACAG AGTTCAGTGACCGGGGGTCAGCTCTTCTCTGTGGAGGATTATTATCAGGCAGCCGAACAGTTTTACAAACAAGCGGTGAAGGTTCGAGAG CCCAACAGTTCACTAGACCCACATCTCAGCGTACAGGACATCAGGATTCTGGATTTGTTCGCCCAGTCCTTTGGAATCTCAAAGTTATCccaaattttgat ACATATTGTGGTGCTACTTGAATGGTGCAACAGCCATGATGACATCACGACAGTGGACCAGGCCCTGCAGGCTGCGATACAGGAACTCCAGATGATCTGGGCCTCCAAACAGTTTGACCTGTCCCATTGCTCCCAGAAGATGCCTCTCACAGACGCCGAG ATAATGATGTACAGACGAGCTGCGAGTGGTTACATATGCACATTGTCTAAGCACCTGGACAGCAACCTGGAGCTATTTCCTCCATACCTGGACAATATAAATGCCTTAAAACAAAAGTTTAG TGTCAGTATTCTGTTACTGGAGCTGGATCTCTGGGACCCCAAGTCCTCTCCCCACAGTCCTCTCAGCCAGAAAATCCTCTTGAAGCTACAG GAAGACACGGATCGTTGGATCAGTGAGAAGGTATCGCTGATTTTTAACCACGACGCGGTCCAGGACCCGGTCATTCCACGGATGACCGCCCTGGTGGAGCTGACTAACCTGGCCTCCTCCCACTGCCTTCCTATGGGCGTGGTCAGTAACCTGTACAACACGTTGGGCATAGGATACTTCCGCATTGTCTCCTTCTGTGTGGAGAAAAAG ATTAGTTCAGTGATGAGGGGGCTGTGTCAGGAACTGGATGCGTACCAGCGTAAATATCACCAGTACAATGTCAACATCACGTACAGTAGTCGACTCGCTCTCAGGATGTACTTCGCTGCCAAGAAGTTCTACAGCATAGTGAGGGATAATGTCAGTAGGAG AGATGTGTTTCGACTGACCATTCAGCAGTACCAGGACTGGTTTCTGGATGCGCTGGCTTTCTGGTTACAGACGTTTAGATCCGAGTGCTTGAATCGCATAGAAAGGGCCCTGGAAATTGACAAAGAT GTTGTTGTGACTCACAGTCTGGTCAAATTCTCCAACTCCTCTGTGGACGTCAAAGCTTGTTTTGCACAG ATAACAGAAGAATGGAGACAGATAGACTACCATGATCCTGATGCAGCGGTGATGGGGATCATTAAAATTACTGAT cTCATATGTGATGGAACCAGAATATACACAGAGAAAATTCATGCTATGATGGAAAAGAGTAACTTTTATGATAATGGAGAGAAACAGTTTGATATAACGGAAAGG CTCTGCATAACTCTAAACAACATTGAGCATGTGAGACAGTATTTGAAGGAACTTCCAGTTCTGCTTGACTGGGAATCCGTTTGTATGCTTCTGTCCACAAAACACGAGAACGACGACATTGGAAACAAGGCCATCTCCACCCTCTCCCGCCTCATCCAGTCCTCGCAGCAAGAAATATTGATGAAGTGTGCCCAACTTATCACTCAAATAGGGGAAAAGATGAAAATAGACATGGCTCGATTCATGGAGTTGTTTACCCAGAAAACCCCAGAGAAAGCCTCT TCCATTGACCAGTTGTTCCAGTACCTGTCCACCAACCTGCGGACCCTGAGGGAGAGGCTGTTTGACAGCATGTATCCCCACATCACAGCCCAGCTGTGGAAGACCATCAGTAATCTGATGGAGGAACAAGTCTTCGTAGGG GAAAGACCAGAATATTATTGTCAAATGAAACAG GAGACTCCCTCAGAGTTTTTAGGAAACCTTGCTGTTAAACTGTCATATATTGAGGAAACCAGAGGAAATGTTACAATATTTGTCAAAG TGATTCGTGGCTCTGACTTGCCTGGGTTAGACCACTCCGGACTGAGCGATCCTTATGTGGTCGTCTCCCTTTATCCCAAGACAATGTTTGGCCACAATAAGCCACAGAAGACTAAGATTATAGAACAGACCCTCAACCCTGTGTTCAATACCACCTTCCAGTT CCCAAACGTCCCCCGTGAGTATTTGTCTGTGAGAGGAGCGGTTTTATTGCTGAGTGTTTTGGACCATGACAAGATCGGCTCGGACGACTTTGCTGGAGAAGTTTCCATACACCTGTCATCTATTACTCCAATGGAAATGTCAGCCACTGTGGACTCCAAGCCTGCTGTCATGCTACCGGTTAAACGCCCCACTTCTCAAACTGAGGGGCCTTACAAA GTATTGGTGGAGAGAAGTAGCTGGGATAAAATG